The DNA region GGTGCGATTGAGGGTTTCATCCGTTGTAATACCGATTTTTTTATTTGCATCAGCTAAGGGATTGACCTTATCAAGTAATTTGTCCAACTCGTCCGATGCTGAGTTAATTCCATCTTTCCACCCATCAGGTACCAGACTATCAGGCAATGCGTTAATTAATGCTTTAACGGCCATCATGAGCGTTTTGATACCCAATAATGGACCGGCAAATAAAATGCCTACCACTTTTAATAACCCTCCAAGTACTCCAAATTTATCAATTAAATAAGTAATGCCAATAACTAAGGCTGCTACGGCGGCAACCGTCAATCCTATAGGGTTCATCATAATGGCGGCATTTAAAGTGATCATTGCGACTTTAAAAATGGCAAGTGTTGCAATAAGGCCTTTGATATTCTGAGAAACGAATACCGCCACCTTAGCAATCAGCTTGAAAGCATCACACAGGTCGCTGACGGTTTTAGTGATTTTTTCAATAAGGTCGGTACGAAATTTCTCATTCTTAAATTTGTTTGAAAACTCAGTAAAAAGCTTAGTGATTTTCAGCATAACCGGTGCAAGGGCGGCAAACTTGATTGAGCGAATACTCTCTTGCACCTTTTGCAAGGCATCGTTATACGCTTCGGCTTTTTGGGCGTCCTCGGTTTTTACTCCTCCACCGGTTTCGTTAAATTCCGTTCTCGCAGCGGTGAGTCCTTCCGTTCCCTGGCGTAGCATGATGAGCATTTTCTTACTTTCTCCACCAAACATCGCATCGGCAAAGGCCATTTGTTCTTGATTGGTTTTGAGCTTAGTAAAGGTATCCAATACTTTGTCATAGGCTTCTTGGGTTGTTTTAGCATTTTTAAGTTCGTTTAATAAAGGGCTCTTTGCCTTTTCTAGAAATGAAGCTGCAGCGCCTTTGCCTGTCGATTGAAGTACGCCAAGTCGTTTACTGAACGTACCGAGCGCCTTTGTCATCCCATCAGCGCTAACGCCTGCATGCTCAGCTTGAGATTGCATCGCTTGAAGCTCTTCGACGGGCATGTTGAGGTTCTGCGCTGATTTTGACAGGTGATCCATTTCACCTGCAGCGCTATTGATTTGCTGGAATAAGCCGGCAAAGCTGAGGCCACCTAATAATGCAGCCCCTTTCCCCATTGCTGCCCCTTTAATATTGGGCATCTTGATGGATTTACTGAGCTTTTGAATAGGGGTCATGGCAGTTCTAAGGGTTTTATAGCGGCGGCTGACTTTATCAATGCTTTTTGCATGTTCATTTTGGCTTTTTGATAAGCGGTCAAATTCACTATCAAGCTTGGCGACATTAACACCGGCCTTTTTCATTTGGCTACTGGTTTGCTTTAAGCTGCTTTCATACTTGTCATTTTTAGCGCTCAGTAACGAAACCTTTTCTTCTTGCTTAGCCAGCTTATTAGTGAGCGCCGCGCTTGGGGTTTCGGTGGCGGCCATTTGCGCTTTTAATTTGGCTAGTTTCTCATTAGCTTCATCGGTTTCAAGCGCGTTTTTGTCTAGCTCTTTTTGTATCTTCTGATAAGAGGCAATCATGGTTAATGCACTAGAATCATCCGCTTGTGCTTTTTGGATAGCTTTTATCTTTTTTGCATAGTAATCAGAGTCACTGGCCATACTTTGGAGCGGTTCACTGACCTTATCAACAACGCCCATCACAACCGATAAATTCATTTTCATATTGATATTCTCTTTAGGTAGAAAGTCTTGAGGTAAAAAGTCTTGATATAAAAAAGAGCGCTAGGTGCGCTCTGGTGGTTGGTGACGTACTCGCGCTTCTTCCCGAAACAGCATCAAATCTTCTAGGCTGAATGCGTCCATTTCGCTTGGCGGCCAATGGAACACTAAAGCAATATCAGCGTAGAAGTCTTCGACACGCTCAATTAGTGTTTCGTATCCACGAAAAAACCGGCGATCTCCGTTTGAAGAGGGGCCCAGTTTGCAGGGTCCATATCCAGTAAATCACGCTCATTGAGAATGGAAATACGAGACAAAAGGGTACTGTGTGCTTCAAAGTCCATTTGGCATACATCCACTAAATTCAATCCTCGTAAATCACCGGCGCAAGGCTTGCGTATTTCAATGGTGGTGAGTTCTTTTCCGTCCTTTTCAATTGGGACAGCTAATTTAATAGGGATAAATACTTTATTCATAACCAAGAGCCTCTTTGAGTTCGTTTACTTTTGTTTTACGGCCGCCTTTGTTGGGGTCAATCATCATGACTCTTTCAAAGAGTTCCAATGCTTCAGCCTGTTTACCTTCGGCTTCATACCAGTCACCGATCAAGCGAAACATCTTCACTTTTAAGGGGGCGTTTGTAGCCATCGCACCGCTTAATAAATCTTGTACTGCATCCATTAAATATTGGCGGTTACATTCTTTTTGGGCTTTGTGCGCCTTATGGGAATATTGAAAAACAATATCGCAATAAGCGGTTTCACCATTGGATTTCCAACCACGAGGAGTATCAAGACCACGCAGAATGAGCGCTTTAAACGAGTCGTGAAACTCTTCGAATTGGCCACAATCAATTTGCCATTGATACCACCACCAAATCACATCCAGCCCTTCTAAATTTTCATGGGTTTGAAGTAGCGTCATAACGTGAGGTTTATATTTTTTGATTAGCTCAAGCTTGAAGGGAATTTTTTCTTCTGAGCCAGCCAGCGTTCGAGCGCATTCCAAATCCAGCTTTAACTTATGTTGCATTTCGCTCCACGGGCTTTCGGCTACTTGTTGCTGAGCTTTATCAATAACATCATTGAGTGAGTTCTCAACATAGCTTGCAGCGTCCATTGCATCATTAAGCTCTTCAGTTGCACCTTGAGCATCACGAGTGGCATCTTGCGCTTCAATGGTAGCTTGCTCGGCTAAATCAATCGCCGCTTGAATTTCGTCTAGATTATTATCATCCACTTGCTTAAGGTTCGTTTCAGCTTCCTTTTGGGCTGCTTCTGCTCGTTGCTGGACGATTAAAGCCTTATTGACTTTAATTTTGGCCTGAGCAATGTTGCTTTTCGCCGTATGAATGGCTTTTTGTTCGGCTTGCATTTTTCGCTTTCGTAATAGTGTGAGCATAGTGGCAACCTTATTGCGCGATTAATTCAGTGCCAAGAAACAT from Vibrio casei includes:
- a CDS encoding phage tail tape measure protein, whose product is MKMNLSVVMGVVDKVSEPLQSMASDSDYYAKKIKAIQKAQADDSSALTMIASYQKIQKELDKNALETDEANEKLAKLKAQMAATETPSAALTNKLAKQEEKVSLLSAKNDKYESSLKQTSSQMKKAGVNVAKLDSEFDRLSKSQNEHAKSIDKVSRRYKTLRTAMTPIQKLSKSIKMPNIKGAAMGKGAALLGGLSFAGLFQQINSAAGEMDHLSKSAQNLNMPVEELQAMQSQAEHAGVSADGMTKALGTFSKRLGVLQSTGKGAAASFLEKAKSPLLNELKNAKTTQEAYDKVLDTFTKLKTNQEQMAFADAMFGGESKKMLIMLRQGTEGLTAARTEFNETGGGVKTEDAQKAEAYNDALQKVQESIRSIKFAALAPVMLKITKLFTEFSNKFKNEKFRTDLIEKITKTVSDLCDAFKLIAKVAVFVSQNIKGLIATLAIFKVAMITLNAAIMMNPIGLTVAAVAALVIGITYLIDKFGVLGGLLKVVGILFAGPLLGIKTLMMAVKALINALPDSLVPDGWKDGINSASDELDKLLDKVNPLADANKKIGITTDETLNRTTRDRATAQRENLGSAPALSAYQPLNSHTVKSQSEVAVTIKSEKPITVDKARSDKSTNLNLNVGNMAISY
- a CDS encoding phage tail assembly protein; the protein is MNKVFIPIKLAVPIEKDGKELTTIEIRKPCAGDLRGLNLVDVCQMDFEAHSTLLSRISILNERDLLDMDPANWAPLQTEIAGFFVDTKH
- the gpM gene encoding phage terminase small subunit, which produces MLTLLRKRKMQAEQKAIHTAKSNIAQAKIKVNKALIVQQRAEAAQKEAETNLKQVDDNNLDEIQAAIDLAEQATIEAQDATRDAQGATEELNDAMDAASYVENSLNDVIDKAQQQVAESPWSEMQHKLKLDLECARTLAGSEEKIPFKLELIKKYKPHVMTLLQTHENLEGLDVIWWWYQWQIDCGQFEEFHDSFKALILRGLDTPRGWKSNGETAYCDIVFQYSHKAHKAQKECNRQYLMDAVQDLLSGAMATNAPLKVKMFRLIGDWYEAEGKQAEALELFERVMMIDPNKGGRKTKVNELKEALGYE
- a CDS encoding GpE family phage tail protein, with protein sequence MGPSSNGDRRFFRGYETLIERVEDFYADIALVFHWPPSEMDAFSLEDLMLFREEARVRHQPPERT